Within Myotis daubentonii chromosome 13, mMyoDau2.1, whole genome shotgun sequence, the genomic segment aatttatagggcttggggtcgggggttggggcagggtgcagctagggtctggttacacaaagacagggggggtggccagcatacttttggccttgggctagtttcccccgcttttccattggccgagataagggcaggctgagtaactgatacaccctgcggctgtttcttggaagaggggttaaggacacagccatcagtcctgctctgttcTTTCACATATAAGTACCGTTTTGCCTTAAAATTTAAGTTGAATTGATTAAAAAACATTAAGTCTGCAGCAAAAAGCTAATGGCCAGAGCCATTTAATTTTTGATAATTGTGGTTAAGAATGGTTCTTCTCATTCAGAAAAAGTTCCATCTTGgaaattttatagtaaaaatttATAGTAAAGCATTcccattgttttttatttggtttgtttgtttgttttcggcccaatatttctttattgattctcTGGTTGGATCTCTACCCATTCTGTTAGTGAGATAATATTGAGGCCCCCCCTAATATAATTGTACTTTTatcagtttctctctttttttttaattaaatctttattgttcagattattacatttgttcctcttttttacccccttaactcccctcctcccagttcccgccccaccctccgccctcactccccacccactgtcctcatccataggcgcacgatttttgtccagtctcttcccgcatctcccacacccctttccccccccagaatagtcagtccattccctttcaatgcccctgattctattatgatcaccagattatttattcacttgattcttagattcacttgttgatagatgcatgtttgttgttcataatttgtatctttacctttttcttcttcttcctcttcttaaaggatacctttcagcatttcatataatactggtttggtggtgatgaactcctttagcttttccttatctgtgaagctctttatctgaccttcaattctgaatgatagctttgctggataaagtaatcttggttgtaggttcttggtattcatcactttgaatatttcttgccactcccttgtggcctgcaaagtttctgttgagaaatcagctgacagtcgtatgggtattcccttgtaggtaacttggtttctttctcttgctgcttttaagattctctctttgtcttttgctcttggcattttaattatgatgtgtcttggtgtggtcctctttgggttccttttgtttggggttctctgtgcttcctggacttgtaagtctatttctttcaccaggtgggggaagttttctgtcattatttcttcaaataggttttcaatatcttgctctctctcatcttctggcacccctataattcggatgttggtacgcttgaagttgtcccagaggctccttacactatcttcgtattttcggattcttttttcattttgcttttccagttgggtgttttttgcttcttcgcatttcaaatctttgacttgattcttgcgctcctctggtctgctgttgggtgtctgtataatattctttatttcagtcagtgtatgcttaatttctagttggttctttatcacaacattgagggtctcattagatttcttgaggatctcactacatttatcggcggtctcaccagtcttttcgagggccttactaagtttatcggcagcttcgagacagttcttgagagaccttaaaagtgtggttttgagctctatatcttccatttctgacatttgcgtcctgtttctttgtctagcatttttttatcttttcttggtgcaccccctagtggtctttgtgcgcagtcttgttgtagttaagccttgattgtaggcaataccaggggtgatttgacctccagggtaactggctatgagagtcagctgtgtctgcagtgggagagcttctgtgctggatctctagggcggtgctaatctagccttggcctgaggctatctggcaaatggctctgtgcagggcttgggcggggcgggtccctggggatctacaaggAGGGTggaacaagcagttatggctgctctaagttctgtccctaggtgctctgcctctccaggtcccagcaccgctgcaaacctcggagagaaagctgccttcgagttccgaccgaagccagacagtcccgcttctcccgtttgagtctgggtccccagagactcgcccggatctggagctcagagtctgaaactccctccaaattgaaaacaacaaccgcccCCTCCGCCGCCAgtccgctccgcgtgcactccacacctgagtatttcacttcagcactgcgcctcctctgagtctgggtatgatattctctttcctcctagttgtagaatttccactcagccagccttcctgtggttctggatgatgtccgttctgtcctttagttatatctctgaagtggttgttcgaggcagcaatctccggccttaacctatgccgccatcttggtttccctcaGCATTCCCATTGTTAATCCAGGACACTGGTGTGGTAGGGTGAGTCAAGATTTATTCAGCTCCTGTTTCTAACAAAAATATGTACAGGACTGATGATGATGTTCATAAGAGTGAATGTAGACACTGTTGACATTACTGGCTCAATATGCATGATAGATTCCAGTATATTCTGCACAGTAGCTGAATACAATGAATTCTCACAGGCTTTAAACACTATTTTCACAAGCTTTGTAAATTTGTCCAACTAAGCCTTTTTCTGTTCCATGGTTCCACAcgtatttttatcatcatttgtTGTAACACATCTTAGCAGATTTCACTTCTGGTTGTACTGAATTAATGTTTCTCAACTTCTATGAAAAAAACTATTGCTTGTAGTTGTCCCATGGAAACTATTCACAGCGGCTGATTTTCCCGTCTCTTTAAACTCAGCACTGACTCCTTGAATAAGCAACGACTGAGCAGCGCTGGGAACATTTGTTCACTCATCAAGAGCTAGGGACAACCACTCAGAATCACTGTGTTTAATTGACTATTGATGCTGCTCCCAATGTCACCAGCTCTGTGAGCAACTGTTCTCGCCCAAAGGCTAAAAATGTTAAGTAAGCTTGTTTTTCCAGACACTGAAATCAAGcatgttttaattaaatatcGCTTGGAAAATAGGTTTCTTTACTTGACTAACAAATGAGCCACTTAGAAACTTACTTTTATTGTagcctcattttcatttttaattttgtaaagaaATTCTGTTGTGATGAAATActtgttttaacttttaaatatctcTGACCTTTGCTCTTGTGTGAGTTGATAATATTGTGATGAGTGCTTAACCTGGTAATATTGATACTTACTGTATTCTTTTAGTATAGTGTCCACTGCTTAAAAACACCATCCatcccctagctggtttggttcagtggatagagtgccagcctgcagactggagagtcccgggtttgattccagtcaagggttgGGGGCTCGCTctccagtgtggtgtgtgcaggaggcagatcaatgattctctctcatcattgaatgtttctatctttctctctccctctcccttctcaaaaatcaataaaaatgtacttaaaaaacaacaaaacaaaaacaacatgatCCTTTGTCAAGGACAACATTCAAAATTCACTTCTTGTCTTTACATGATGGGTAttcactgattaaaaataaatatcgcAGTGATACCATGGCCCTGCAAAACTGTTGAGGTATAATCAAGAGACCGTGACCTGTGGTGTGCTGAGCAGCGATGCAAAGTGATGAGAGCGCCATCTATGGTCTCCGTTGCTCAACTGTGCTGTTGTAGTGTGAAAGCCAGTAGTCAAGGGAGTGACCATTGACAGTGTCTCAATCACACTTCATTTATAGACACTAAAATTGGAATTTCACAtgatttttatttgatattttttaaccATTGAAAAATATACAAACCGTTCTTAGTTTTAGGGCTGTGCAAACACAGGAGTTGGGTCAGATTTGGCCCACACAATTTAGTTTGCTGACCCTATGCTAATGGGGCATATATGTTTAGTTGGAACCAAATATATTGTTGGTTATCAATGGTTTCAGATAGTATACTTAGGAGTTTCTCATCCACCTCTGCAACCAAGTTTTGGTTGTTTGAAGACCCATCCAGCTATGCTTAACAAGattttatctgaaaaaattaCTGCAATCTCATTTGTTGCTTCAAGAAGAACAGAGAAAATGACTTGGTTTTGTACATATTGTGTTTCTCTAAATTAGCAGTTAAGGaagattcctttttattttatatttcaggaaatatttataaaagccaaAGTATTAACAGTGGCTGtgatcatttatttttgtaagtttttGAAATTTAGGTGGGTATAAACTTAATTATCCTGGGACATTTCAGAGTGATAGAGTTAATCCCCTGCAATTGATCTGACTCTAACatgatttactttttttctgaatattcagCAACAGCTGGCCTTACAGCTGGAGTTAGAAAtgcaagagaaagagaggcagagaatAGAACAACAGAGAGCTCAAGAACAATTAGAGAAGGTAATTTGAAGTTTTATAAttgtctgttttatttaaaaCCTCTTAGAATCCTCAAGCTGTTTTTTCTAGATGTTGTATCATGGGATTCATAGTCTAAAGACCTGACACACAGCTGTGTGACTTAAGCAAATCTTAGAACCCTCTTCATCTCAGTTTACCTTTTGGAAAAATAGAGATAACACTATATTATTTTTAGCAATATCTTACTGGATCATTTTAAGATCAAATAAGATTGTGTGTGCAAAACTGCTTTGTGAGCTGTTTTATAATAGTGatattaataatattgtaatagtgATATAAGAGTTGGTTGTTCCTAATTATAGTGGTTGATGTTGAAGGTCAAGCTCTTTGTAATATCAAGAATATACTGATCTCTGACATAGTAATGCATCTCTTTTCTTTATGTTAGATGtactatcaataataatttacatttaaatgttattactatggattttttcatgtcttttagtAAATAAACTATGCAGTAGCTTAAATAAAAAAGTTCATCTCTAGTTACTGTGTTCATATAAAATGTTAAGTCTCTAGTTTGGCCAGTGTTCTCTGGTATCCCCAAAGTATGTGTTATAGAGACCAAACTTCTGAGTGACCAAATTACACTTTTTAACTGGATATTTCATATTGTATGCATATAGCTCATATCTGTTATGTAAATGTTACTCTTCTAttccataataataataataataataataataataataaacagaagCAGGTTTTATAGAATATCTATATTAGCAGCTTAGATGAGAGCATCATTActtaaaacaagttttaaaaagttggaCAATGAATTGAATATAAAAAAGATGAGTCTTAAAAAGGGTAAATCAAAGCcttatacataattttaatttaaatgctgATGCTTAGTCTGAGTATAATAGGGCACACtgatatgcatgcacacatacacatatgtccCACACTGGGCCatggatcaaacctacaacccaagtatgtgaccttgaccaagaATTGAGCCTGAACTCTAACCACttaacaacactggccaggacttaacttttattttagttaaatgcacttttttaaattcatgttttgtgggttttgtcttttaatatattaatgaaaCATTCTCAATTCTTACAACATATTGAACCTGattgtcttttaaaattactttcatgtttttaatttagatttttcaaagtaattttcttCAAGTAAAGTCAATAATCaaactgaaaatttaaaagtCAGGTAAAGCATAATTTTACCAATCAAAacatcaacagaaaaaaaatttaaatgaggatagtttaagcaGCCTctggacaacatcaagcataacagCATTTGTTTTGTAGGGGAAcagaagcagaagagagagagcaagggattgaaaacccatttgaaaaaaataaggaCTAAAAACTTTCCTAACTTGGCAAAGGGAATAGACacataagtccaggaagcacagagtcccaaacaagatgaacccaaagaggcccacaccaggacacatcataatgaaaatgccaaaggtttaagacaaagagaatcttaaaagcagcaagagaaaagccgttagttacctataaggcaGTTAGTTGCCATAAGatggtcagctgatttctcaacagaaactttgtaggccggAGGGATTGGCCaggaaatactcaaagtgatgaaaagcaaggacctaaaccagtgatgacgaaccttttgagctcggcgtgtcagcattttgaaaaaccctaacttaactctggtgccgtgtcacatatagaaattttttgatatttacaaccatagtaaaacaaagacttatatttttgatatttattttatatatttaaatgccatttaacaaagaaaaatcaaccaaaaaaatgagttcttgtgtcacctctgacacgcgtgtcataggttcaccatcaccgACCTAAACCAAGGTTACTCTCCTCAGCAGGGCTGTCATTTACTAGTACAGTTACattgaataataaaaacaactctAGTTCATAACTTGTACATTGATGATGTTGCTGAAATGATATCTTAAGTGCTAAATATGAACTTATTGCTTAACTTATCTCCACCATTGCTAATATTTTTGGCCTTTTAATTTGATGATTAAATACTTTTTTcagcctggccaacatggctcaggggttgagtgtcaaatctatgaaccaggaggtcatggttccattccctgtcagggcacatgtctgggatgCAGCatttccagtaggaggtgtgcaggaggtagccaatcaatgattctctctcatcatcgatgtttctctctctctctctctctctttctctctctctctctctctctctctctctctctctctctccctctcctttcttctctgaaatcaataaaatctatatttttaaaaaaacaattaaaaaaacactcccccccacccccaaggagcCCAGAGAAGGGCTTTTGAATCAGAGGACTCTGAAGTATAAGTTAGTGTGAGAGAAGTTAtcaggtgggaggtgtgcagtGAAACTAAGCTAATGGTGGTTGGCAGGTGCAATTTTGTAAGTCCCAGAAATGTTCCCCTCCTCCAACATGTGTCCCATGTGGCCACACTAGCTGGAGTGGCATCAGCtagattttcatttaaattaacactggccagtgtggcttagttgctTGGGCATCACCCAGTGCACTGAAAggctgctggttcgattcccagtcagggcacattcatgggttgcggacttgatccctggtagaatgtatgcaggaggcagcctatcaatgttcttctcatatcaatgtttttctctctcttcctcttacttcctctttctctaaaaatcaataaaaaacctttaaaaacacacaaaagaagtaaaaaaagaatatcaagaAGACAGTGATCAAAATGATCAGAGAATTGAAAGTATTTTTATCAAGATGCTATTGTCAAGCAATGGTCATTTGCAGCAATTCAATACCAACAAGAATCCCCAATTTGGGTTGCAGTGAAGAAGGGAAGTGtattcagtgcaaaacagctcaacTGTGATACCGCACGGATGTGAAAACAGCACAGCTCTAGAGCAGGTGTGGGGCCAGCCCCTCTTCAGTAGACAGCTGTGCATCCTCTGCCTCACTCTGCTCTGCCATACACCCTTCAGTGTTTCAGCTCAGCCACAGAGGTGCATGGGTGGAAAGGCTTTCCCAGacagaggggagctggcttatacAGACAGAAGTCCCCGCCCCTGGTCCCTGACTGGGGACCTCCTCatagtttgattggtccaaaaggcactgtcctgattggttagACTAAAATTTCTCTGATTGGTTGGGACTGCACTGCTCCATAGCATAGGGAAAGCCttagtcctattggttgaaataaaATTCCACGAAACtcttataagggctggctcagatggcaggaacacagtgcagggAGGCAGCTGAGTGCAGAGGCACACAGTTCAGCACGAGCTTCTCCATGAAGCGCAGTTTGCATGAGAGGCCCCAGGAATGGCTTCTAGGCtctgtttttaaaactttgagcCCAGTGAGCCACCAGAAGCCCTTCTTACTAGGTGTCTTTTTTCTCAGGGCTCACACTATATTTGACTTATTGAAAGTCTGTGATTTATAGGAGGGTTTCCAATCTGTTTTGTGGCTCCATAAGGGCTACTCTCATTATTTAGTATCTGCGGGCATCCTCAGACCTGGTGACCAGGGCCACAATAACGTCAATAATGCATATTTCTACTGCTTATCACCCCTCCCTCTCTCATGCAAAGCACCCCTGCCTTACCCATTGCTCGGAGATGAGTCCTTTTGTCTTTTCACCCTGGCCTTCTGGCGGCTGCAGAGATACAACTTAAACTGTCATTTGCAAAACGACATTTATTGGAAGGATCCTGGGTTGAAGGAAGGGTTTTGCAACTGAACTATGAGGGGCTCTGGTACTGTTGGGCCTTCCAGACCCTTGGTAGCCCGAGAGTCACATGCTACCTGGGTCCTCACTTCTGCTGTCCTCTGGCCCTCGGCTTCAGGCTCTCTCACTGGCCTGGTTTGCTGCGCATCGGGGAGGCACCTGGTCCATAAAGGCTCTCAGGCCTCATTATGTTGTAGCTCCTACCCTTTTAGAAGAGTGGATTCCTTTTTTGGTTTCAGTTAAGAAAAGCATCTTGGGGAAGGAGTCTGACTGGCTCGATTTGTGTCAAGTATTCATCCTCTGGCTGCGGGCAAGGTCCTATGAGAACATGGACTTTCCCACTACAGCCAGGTGGTGGGCTAAGGCATTACAGGAGGATGGCATGGCCTGAAGAAATGTACCAGATGTGTCCCCTATAATTGCGGGTCATGAGATTGCTGATCTTTGAACATCCAAGATGAATCAGCTCAGGATCTGCTGGCTTAGAATACAGAGGCCATCGCTAGGCCTGGTTGGTTAGAAGCAGGCCGCCCATGTGTTCAGAGCACTACAGAGGGCATTGCTCGGGCTGTAAGAGGATGCTCACCTTGGATAGTGACTTGGGCCACATTAATTCCTTCAGAAATATTCACCTCTTTCTTACTATGTGTAAGTTCTCTCTAAAATCTCCTCTTCTAAGAGCTTATtacacttttttgttttgtcaCTTTTTATATCTGCTAATGATCTGGCTTCAGGCTTAATGCTCAGcccatgtcattttttaaaaaagttatatttatcccaagaaaccagaaacaccaatcagaaaggatatatgcacccctatgttcatagcagcacaatccaccatagctaagatttggaaacagcctaagtgcccatcagcagatgagtggattagaaaactgtggtacatctacacgatggaatactatgctgcggtaagtacgaaggaactcttgccttttgcaacagcatggatggaactggagagcattatgctaagtgaaataagccaatcagagaaagataaataccacatgatctcactcatttgtggattataaagaacaacatagactgataagcagggacagatccagagactgagaaacagcgatcaggctatcaatccctggagggaaagtaggggagggagggggtagggggaagagatcaaccaaaggacttgaatgcatgcatataagccaagccaatggacatggacaacaggggaatgagagcatgagtggggggggggggggataatggggaggataaggacacatttgtaataccttaactaataaagaatttaaaaaaattatatttaattgtaaacaaaacatGGTCATCTTCTATTAGTATAGAGTATTAAATGAACCTGATTGGCAGTTTTGTATTAATTGTGTTCAAAACATTTCTTTAAGAGTGATACCCTTTTCACTGTTAAATTGATCATAGCattttgtaaaagtaaaaattCTTGAAGAGTAAATGTgtaatcaaaatgaaaagcatattcaaagtatttttctttttttatgtcttaTAGGAGATGAGAATGAATATGGAAAATCTAGCTAAGGGTGAAGGTGGTTCACTTTCAGAGGTGAGAGAAAAAGTTATTCTATGTTCTGTGAAATAAATGAGTATCCTGGAATTTAAAGCTTAATTTTGATGCATTAGTAGCTAAATGTTTAATAAGGAGATTATCAAAATTGATAGGCCAGATATAAATTCTAGTAATAACAAGCCACAGATACGGTGTGCTTAAATTTTATAGCAAAAATCTCAAAGTGGATAAAAATTGGACATTcagtttgtgtttttaaaaaccagaataaTGTGAGATATTGATCCTGTGATTACTTACAGTGGCATATTTGAACTTTCTGAATATATTTCTATGCAAGTTTAGCATCTATTCCTAGAATTCTCTTGTCATTAACAGATCTTGGTTCATTTCATTAATGAAAAACGCTGAATTTTGATGGTGTAATTCAGAAGTTTCTGCCCAGATGTATTACTTTTGAAAccctttaaaagtaaaaatgcagccgaaaccggtttggctcagtggatagagcatcggcctgcggactcaagggtcccgggtttgattccggtcgggggcatgtacctgggttgcgggcacatccccagtgggggatgtgcaggaggcagctgatcgatgtttctctctcattgatgtttctgactctctatctctctcccttcctctctgtaaaaaatcaataaaatatatttaaaaaaaaaaaaaagtaaaaatgcattttttggttgcaggaggcggccgcagcagcagcagcagaagcagcagcCAAGACGCTAGCGGAGATCAGTGACCGCTATGGGGCGCCTAACTTGAGCCGAGTGGAAGAACTTGATGAGCCCGTACTATCGGATGTAAGTATCCTCAGGGGAGGGTTTGGTGAAAGCCACATTTTTTCACTGTGGGAAGCCTTGTGCATATGAGACCAGGATTGGCTGGCAAATTGGTCTTTTGCTCCATAGAAAGAAAACCAGTTCCCTAATAGGGTGCTGACTGTGCCCCTACTTGGCCCTCTGCCCTTTTGTGAACGCGTGCAGCTGGCCACCCAGCGAGGGTGGGCACGTGTCTGGCTCCTTCCAGAGGTGTCAGCCCTGACGGGGCAGTAGCTGGAAGCTTGTGCTGAGGTAATAGTGTGCCCCCTGTGCACCGTTATGttgaatttagattttatttgaaattatgaaaaagcTTCATTTATATAGTCACATGGAAATTTCCTGAACACCATTTTCTTTGACTCATACACTTTCTGCTGTTCTACTCGTAttaaagcattattttttatttattttgcttttaggtTGCCTTAAACATTGATCAAGATTTGTAGGATCAACCAAGCTAAGAGTAATAAATTTTTCTGCTTGTTTCAAGTTTCAAAATACGAAGTATCCAACTGTAGTTTTTGCTTTCAAACTTGAACTCTCCTCTCCCCCAAAGACAGCTTTATAAGTGGTGGTCTTAAAATACTGCTTTGGAGCTGCTATGCAACTGGTGATTCCATTGAGAGAACAGGATAAATTCCCCAAACAACCAAAAGGggcaaatgagagagaaactgaaaGAATGTGAGGCGGAGATTGCCCGCCAGGAAAGTCATGGTGAATAGAGGAAGGGGCTGCCCTGTGTGGGGCTCTGGAAGATCCAGCAGGTTTTGGGGTGGCATTGCCTCCTGCGAGCGAACTGCAAAGATTCCCCCAGTTCGCTGGCTCAGAAGTGATGCTTCGTAGTACCACTGACTCCAGGATCAAtggtggggctgggatgggcgAGGACACAGAGAAGCATCATTTCGTCTGCAACAACCAGTGGGCGACTGCGCCGGATACAGGCCATGCGGGTGCCTCCTGGACGGGTGGGTGGCCTGTGGACCCTCCCTGCACTCCCGGCCCCTTGGGAACTTCAGGTCTAGCCTTGAACTTTAGGGAGAACTTTGCTTCCTGTGTAGAAATCTCCCAGGTCTGCAGTCTGTGTCTTTTCTGTCCCTTAAGAAAGGGTGTAGGCATGGAGACAAATGCCAGGACgaggctcctttttttctttcggGTTAAAGTCTGACTATCTCAAAGCTTTTAAGGAGGTAGACGCGTGGGAGTTCATGTACATTGCTGTCAGGGCTACGAATCGGTAAAACCATTTAGGAAAGGAGTTAGGTATTAcctagaaacattgatcatgaACACATTTGACAGTGGACAATCTGGAGAAACTCTTACATGTGTGCACGGAAAGACACCTCGGAAATATTCATAGGAGCATTGTTCCTAAGGGCCAACGCCTAAGAGCCAACATCTAAGCCTTTATTAACAGAAGTGTGGATAATTAAACGGTGCTACACTCATACCAGCAGCAGTATCACGACTGAACCTCAAAGAGAGAAAGCTGAATGGGAAAAAATAGTTACTATATTACTCtatttataaaaagtgaagccgtaaccggtttggctcagtggatagagtgtcggcctgtggactgaaaggtcccaggttcgattccgatcaaggacatgtaccttggttgagggcacatctcca encodes:
- the DYDC1 gene encoding DPY30 domain-containing protein 1; translated protein: MESAYLQKHLGKCLTQGLAEVARHRPVDPIEYLALWMYKYKENVTMEELRQKEMADLQHEREVARLEQERLERLKAEELMFQQQQLALQLELEMQEKERQRIEQQRAQEQLEKEMRMNMENLAKGEGGSLSEVREKVILSAKTLAEISDRYGAPNLSRVEELDEPVLSDVALNIDQDL